The following coding sequences lie in one Cannabis sativa cultivar Pink pepper isolate KNU-18-1 chromosome 5, ASM2916894v1, whole genome shotgun sequence genomic window:
- the LOC133038107 gene encoding uncharacterized protein LOC133038107, which translates to MDQIEDMKKKNEIESKAHNVILLSFSDEVLREIEDEDQAIILLRSLPKMYEHFIGTILYGKDTFTMIEVKQLSIQNKFKRREKIEMRAMTRNKKNGEENIADGHGYVDVLVASSFDSGGEWALETFINWRKLLENQVRNKLKVLITDNGLEYCSNEFKVFYAREGIMRHKTVVKNPRQNEVAERMNMTPMERVRCLLLRAGLERPFWGEALMTSCYLINRCSLVANNFKTPQEIWIGKPPKFEHLRVFGCTTYEEEMAMEVKVTPVNVQTVQLDNMHIEVD; encoded by the exons ATGGATCAGATTGAAGacatgaagaagaagaatgagaTCGAATCAAAGGCACACAATGTCATCCTCTTGAGCTTTAGTGATGAAGTGTTAAGAGAA ATTGAGGATGAGGATCAAGCAATCATATTGCTCAGATCTTTGCCAAAGATGTATGAGCACTTTATTGGTACAATTCTGTATGGGAAAGACACTTTTACCATGATAGAAGTTAAGCAGCTttcaattcaaaataaattcaaaagaaGGGAGAAGATAGAAATGAGAGCAATG ACAAGAAACAAGAAGAATGGAGAAGAAAATATTGCTGATGGACATGGCTATGTTGATGTTCTTGTGGCATCTAGTTTTGATTCAGGTGGAGAATGG GCCCTTGAGACTTTCATCAATTGGAGAAAACTTCTGGAGAATCAAGTAAGAAATAAACTCAAGGTCCTCATAACTGATAATGGACTTGAGTATTGTTCAAATGAGTTCAAAGTCTTCTATGCAAGAGAAGGAATCATGAGGCACAAAACTGTGGTGAAGAACCCTCGACAAAATGAAGTTGCTGAGAGGATGAATATGACACCCATGGAAAGGGTTAGATGCTTGCTATTAAGAGCTGGTTTGGAAAGGCCATTTTGGGGAGAAGCTCTTATGACATCATGTTATCTAATAAACAGATGTTCTTTAGTGGCTAACAATTTTAAGACACCTCAAGAGATTTGGATAGGGAAGCCACCCAAGTTTGAACATTTGAGAGTGTTTGGTTGCACAACTTAT gaagaagaaatggCTATGGAAGTTAAAGTCACTCCTGTTAATGTTCAAACTGTCCAACTAGACAATATGCATATTGAGGTGGATTAG